One Nyctibius grandis isolate bNycGra1 chromosome 26, bNycGra1.pri, whole genome shotgun sequence DNA window includes the following coding sequences:
- the LOC137673627 gene encoding E3 ubiquitin-protein ligase RNF113A-like, giving the protein MADEGSVCSFVFKKRGLAAGRGRRKRPSSDQEQESSGEEGSTVVRKERRRETPNPMIQKTRRCTKERPAYALSSSDDEDPPKEIGVTYKSTRSAKPVGPEDMGATAVYELDTEKEKDAQAIFERSQKIQEERRGKEDDKIYRGINNYQKYVKPKDTSMGNASSGMVRKGPIRAPEHLRATVRWDYQPDICKDYKETGFCGFGDSCKFLHDRSDYKHGWQIERELDEGRYGVNDEENYEVSSDEEDMPFKCFICRSSFKNPVVTKCKHYFCESCALQHYRKSQRCYVCDKQTNGVFNPAKELMAKLEKHKAEEEEEEEQQHSDPGEHAQ; this is encoded by the exons ATGGCGGACGAGGGCTCCGtttgcagctttgttttcaagAAGCGGGGCCTggcggcgggcaggggccgGCGCAAGCGGCCCAGCAgcgaccaggagcagg AGAGCAGCGGTGAGGAGGGCAGCACGGTGGTGCGGAAGGAGCGGCGGCGAGAGACCCCCAACCCCATGATCCAGAAG ACCAGGAGATGCACGAAGGAGAGGCCCGCGTACGCGCTGAGCAGCAGTGATGATGAGGATCCACCAAAGGAGATTGGAGTCACTTACAAATCGACAAGGTCGGCG aaaccTGTTGGCCCAGAAGACATGGGAGCCACAGCAGTGTATGAACTGGACActgagaaggagaaggatgccCAGGCAATCTTCGAGCGCAGCCAGAAAATCCAGGAG gagcggagaggaaaggaagatgaTAAAATTTACCGTGGTATTAATAACTACCAGAAGTATGTGAAGCCCAAGGACACATCGATGGGAAATGCCTCATCAGGAATGGTCAG AAAAGGACCTATCCGTGCCCCAGAGCACTTGCGGGCCACAGTGCGATGGGACTACCAGCCCGACATCTGCAAGGACTACAAAGAAACTGGGTTCTGCGGCTTTGGCG ACAGCTGCAAATTCCTCCACGACCGCTCGGACTACAAACACGGCTGGCAGATCGAACGGGAACTGGATGAAGGCCGGTACGGAGTCAATG atgAGGAAAACTATGAGGTGAGCAGCGATGAGGAGGATATGCCTTTCAAATGCTTCATCTGCAGAAGTTCCTTCAAGAACCCCGTGGTCACCAA GTGTAAGCACTACTTCTGTGAGAGTTGTGCCCTCCAACACTATCGCAAATCCCAGCGCTGCTACGTCTGTGACAAGCAAACCAATGGAGTCTTCAACCCAGCCAAAG AGCTCATGGCAAAATTGGAAAAACACAAAgcggaggaagaggaggaggaagagcagcagcattcAGACCCTGGGGAGCATGCACAATAG
- the STRADA gene encoding STE20-related kinase adapter protein alpha isoform X1: MSFLVSKPERIRRWVSEKFIVEGLREFELFGEQPPGDSRRKTNEASSESIASSPKRDTMSNFLPDSSCYELLTIIGRGFEDLMVVNLARYKPTGEYVTVRRVNLEACTNEMVTFLQGELHVSKLFNHPNIVPYKATFIADNELWVVTSFMAYGSAKDLICTHFTDGMSELAIAYILQGVLKALDYIHHMGYVHRSVKASHILISVDGKVYLSGLRSNLSMINHGQRLKVVHDFPQYSIKVLPWLSPEVLQQNLQGYDAKSDIYSVGITACELANGHVPFKDMPSTQMLLEKLNGTVPCLLDTTTIPADELTMKTSRSSANYGIGESVAISNVRAANGEPTLHPYLRTFSTYFHNFVEQCLQRNPDFRPSAGTLLNHPFFKQIKRRASEALPELLRPVTPITNFEGTRPQDPSGIFGLVSNLEQLDVDDWEF; this comes from the exons ATGTCTTTTCTTGTAAGTAAACCCGAGCGGATTAGG cgGTGGGTGTCTGAAAAGTTCATTGTTGAGGGCTTAAGAGAGTTCGAACTGTTTGGAG AGCAGCCTCCGGGTGACTCTCGGAGAAAA acaAATGAGGCAAGCTCCGAGTCGATAGCTTCTTCCCCTAAAAGGGACACCATGAGCAACTTCCTACCAGACAGCAGCTGTTACGAGTTGCTCACTATCATAG GCAGAGGCTTTGAAGACTTGATGGTTGTGAACCTGGCCAGATATAAACCCACAGGAGAGTATGTCACAGTCAGAAGAGTGAACTTGGAGGCCTGCACGAATGAAATGGTCACATTCTTGCAG gggGAACTTCATGTGTCCAAGCTCTTCAACCACCCTAACATCGTGCCATACAAAGCAACTTTCATAGCTGACAATGAGCTGTGGGTAGTGACATCTTTCATGGCCTATG gtTCTGCAAAAGATTTAATCTGTACCCATTTTACGGATGGGATGAGTGAACTGGCTATTGCGTATATCCTCCAGGGCGTATTGAAAGCACTTGACTACATCCACCACATGGGCTATGTACATag gagtgtTAAAGCCAGCCACATCCTGATCTCTGTAGACGGGAAGGTGTACCTCTCTGGCCTGCGAAGTAATCTAAGTATGATCAACCATGGGCAGCGACTCAAAGTTGTTCACGACTTTCCCCAGTACAGCATCAAAGTCCTGCCTTGGCTCAGTCCTGAAGTCTTGCAGCag AATCTCCAGGGTTATGATGCAAAATCTGACATTTACAGCGTAGGGATAACAGCCTGCGAGCTGGCAAATGGACACGTACCCTTTAAAGACATGCCTTCTACTCAG ATGCTCTTGGAAAAGCTGAATGGAACTGTTCCCTGCCTGCTAGACACCACCACAATTCCTGCTGATGAGCTGACTATGAAGACCTCCCGTTCAAGTGCTAACTATGGGATAGGTGAGAGCGTGGCTATTAGCAACGTGAGAGCGGCTAACGGAGAGCCAACCCTGCACCCTTATCTTCGGACCTTCTCCACCTACTTCCATAACTTTGTAGAGCAGTGCCTCCAGCGGAACCCTGATTTCAG GCCAAGCGCAGGCACTCTGCTTAATCATCCCTTTTTCAAGCAG ATCAAGCGTCGCGCTTCTGAAGCACTCCCTGAACTTCTGCGCCCCGTCACCCCCATCACCAATTTTGAAGGAACGCGGCCCCAGGATCCCAGTGGCATTTTTGGGCTGGTGTCAAACCTGGAGCAGCTGGATGTGGATGACTGGGAATTCTAG
- the STRADA gene encoding STE20-related kinase adapter protein alpha isoform X2: MSFLRWVSEKFIVEGLREFELFGEQPPGDSRRKTNEASSESIASSPKRDTMSNFLPDSSCYELLTIIGRGFEDLMVVNLARYKPTGEYVTVRRVNLEACTNEMVTFLQGELHVSKLFNHPNIVPYKATFIADNELWVVTSFMAYGSAKDLICTHFTDGMSELAIAYILQGVLKALDYIHHMGYVHRSVKASHILISVDGKVYLSGLRSNLSMINHGQRLKVVHDFPQYSIKVLPWLSPEVLQQNLQGYDAKSDIYSVGITACELANGHVPFKDMPSTQMLLEKLNGTVPCLLDTTTIPADELTMKTSRSSANYGIGESVAISNVRAANGEPTLHPYLRTFSTYFHNFVEQCLQRNPDFRPSAGTLLNHPFFKQIKRRASEALPELLRPVTPITNFEGTRPQDPSGIFGLVSNLEQLDVDDWEF, translated from the exons ATGTCTTTTCTT cgGTGGGTGTCTGAAAAGTTCATTGTTGAGGGCTTAAGAGAGTTCGAACTGTTTGGAG AGCAGCCTCCGGGTGACTCTCGGAGAAAA acaAATGAGGCAAGCTCCGAGTCGATAGCTTCTTCCCCTAAAAGGGACACCATGAGCAACTTCCTACCAGACAGCAGCTGTTACGAGTTGCTCACTATCATAG GCAGAGGCTTTGAAGACTTGATGGTTGTGAACCTGGCCAGATATAAACCCACAGGAGAGTATGTCACAGTCAGAAGAGTGAACTTGGAGGCCTGCACGAATGAAATGGTCACATTCTTGCAG gggGAACTTCATGTGTCCAAGCTCTTCAACCACCCTAACATCGTGCCATACAAAGCAACTTTCATAGCTGACAATGAGCTGTGGGTAGTGACATCTTTCATGGCCTATG gtTCTGCAAAAGATTTAATCTGTACCCATTTTACGGATGGGATGAGTGAACTGGCTATTGCGTATATCCTCCAGGGCGTATTGAAAGCACTTGACTACATCCACCACATGGGCTATGTACATag gagtgtTAAAGCCAGCCACATCCTGATCTCTGTAGACGGGAAGGTGTACCTCTCTGGCCTGCGAAGTAATCTAAGTATGATCAACCATGGGCAGCGACTCAAAGTTGTTCACGACTTTCCCCAGTACAGCATCAAAGTCCTGCCTTGGCTCAGTCCTGAAGTCTTGCAGCag AATCTCCAGGGTTATGATGCAAAATCTGACATTTACAGCGTAGGGATAACAGCCTGCGAGCTGGCAAATGGACACGTACCCTTTAAAGACATGCCTTCTACTCAG ATGCTCTTGGAAAAGCTGAATGGAACTGTTCCCTGCCTGCTAGACACCACCACAATTCCTGCTGATGAGCTGACTATGAAGACCTCCCGTTCAAGTGCTAACTATGGGATAGGTGAGAGCGTGGCTATTAGCAACGTGAGAGCGGCTAACGGAGAGCCAACCCTGCACCCTTATCTTCGGACCTTCTCCACCTACTTCCATAACTTTGTAGAGCAGTGCCTCCAGCGGAACCCTGATTTCAG GCCAAGCGCAGGCACTCTGCTTAATCATCCCTTTTTCAAGCAG ATCAAGCGTCGCGCTTCTGAAGCACTCCCTGAACTTCTGCGCCCCGTCACCCCCATCACCAATTTTGAAGGAACGCGGCCCCAGGATCCCAGTGGCATTTTTGGGCTGGTGTCAAACCTGGAGCAGCTGGATGTGGATGACTGGGAATTCTAG
- the STRADA gene encoding STE20-related kinase adapter protein alpha isoform X3 → MSNFLPDSSCYELLTIIGRGFEDLMVVNLARYKPTGEYVTVRRVNLEACTNEMVTFLQGELHVSKLFNHPNIVPYKATFIADNELWVVTSFMAYGSAKDLICTHFTDGMSELAIAYILQGVLKALDYIHHMGYVHRSVKASHILISVDGKVYLSGLRSNLSMINHGQRLKVVHDFPQYSIKVLPWLSPEVLQQNLQGYDAKSDIYSVGITACELANGHVPFKDMPSTQMLLEKLNGTVPCLLDTTTIPADELTMKTSRSSANYGIGESVAISNVRAANGEPTLHPYLRTFSTYFHNFVEQCLQRNPDFRPSAGTLLNHPFFKQIKRRASEALPELLRPVTPITNFEGTRPQDPSGIFGLVSNLEQLDVDDWEF, encoded by the exons ATGAGCAACTTCCTACCAGACAGCAGCTGTTACGAGTTGCTCACTATCATAG GCAGAGGCTTTGAAGACTTGATGGTTGTGAACCTGGCCAGATATAAACCCACAGGAGAGTATGTCACAGTCAGAAGAGTGAACTTGGAGGCCTGCACGAATGAAATGGTCACATTCTTGCAG gggGAACTTCATGTGTCCAAGCTCTTCAACCACCCTAACATCGTGCCATACAAAGCAACTTTCATAGCTGACAATGAGCTGTGGGTAGTGACATCTTTCATGGCCTATG gtTCTGCAAAAGATTTAATCTGTACCCATTTTACGGATGGGATGAGTGAACTGGCTATTGCGTATATCCTCCAGGGCGTATTGAAAGCACTTGACTACATCCACCACATGGGCTATGTACATag gagtgtTAAAGCCAGCCACATCCTGATCTCTGTAGACGGGAAGGTGTACCTCTCTGGCCTGCGAAGTAATCTAAGTATGATCAACCATGGGCAGCGACTCAAAGTTGTTCACGACTTTCCCCAGTACAGCATCAAAGTCCTGCCTTGGCTCAGTCCTGAAGTCTTGCAGCag AATCTCCAGGGTTATGATGCAAAATCTGACATTTACAGCGTAGGGATAACAGCCTGCGAGCTGGCAAATGGACACGTACCCTTTAAAGACATGCCTTCTACTCAG ATGCTCTTGGAAAAGCTGAATGGAACTGTTCCCTGCCTGCTAGACACCACCACAATTCCTGCTGATGAGCTGACTATGAAGACCTCCCGTTCAAGTGCTAACTATGGGATAGGTGAGAGCGTGGCTATTAGCAACGTGAGAGCGGCTAACGGAGAGCCAACCCTGCACCCTTATCTTCGGACCTTCTCCACCTACTTCCATAACTTTGTAGAGCAGTGCCTCCAGCGGAACCCTGATTTCAG GCCAAGCGCAGGCACTCTGCTTAATCATCCCTTTTTCAAGCAG ATCAAGCGTCGCGCTTCTGAAGCACTCCCTGAACTTCTGCGCCCCGTCACCCCCATCACCAATTTTGAAGGAACGCGGCCCCAGGATCCCAGTGGCATTTTTGGGCTGGTGTCAAACCTGGAGCAGCTGGATGTGGATGACTGGGAATTCTAG
- the CCDC47 gene encoding PAT complex subunit CCDC47: MKNLYIFIAVLFIPWSFSLAKYDEFEDGDDIMEYDDNDFAEFEDVNEDTVTESPQRIITTEDDEEEATVELEGQDENQEDFDDTDAQEGDTESEPYDDEEFEGYEEKPDASPNKNKDPITIVNVPAHLQNSWESYYMEILMVTGLLAYIMNYIIGKNKNNRLAHAWFNTHRELLESNFALVGDDGTNKEATSTGKLNQENEHIYNLWCSGRVCCEGMLIQLKFLKRQDLLNVLARMMRPASDQVQIKVTMNDEDMDTYVFAVGTRKALVRLQKEMQDLSEFCSDKPKSGAKYGLPDSLAILSEMGEVTEGMMDAKMIHFLTHYADKIESVQFSDQFSGPKLMQEEGQLTKLPETKKTLLFTFNVPGSGNTSPKDMESLLPLMSMVIYCIDKAKKFRLNREGKQKAEKNRARVEENFLKLTHVQRQEAAQSRREEKKRAEKERIMNEEDPEKQRRLEEAALRREQKKLEKKQMKMKQIKVKAM, from the exons atgaagaatttatatatttttattgctgtccTGTTCATCCCATGGAGTTTTTCTTTGGCAAAGTATGATGAATTTGAGGATGGAGATGACATTATGGAATATGATGATAATGACTTTGCTGAATTTGAAGACGTTAATGAAGATACAGTCACAGAGTCTCCGCAGAGGATCATCACTACAGAAGACGATGAAGAAGAAGCCACTGTAGAGCTTGAAGGTCAGGATGAGAATCAGGAAGACTTTGATGACACAGATGCACAG GAAGGTGATACCGAGAGTGAACCGTATGATGATGAGGAGTTTGAAGGCTATGAAGAGAAACCAGATGCGTCTcctaacaaaaataaagaccCCATAACAATAGTTAAT GTCCCTGCTCACCTTCAAAACAGCTGGGAGAGTTACTACATGGAGATCCTGATGGTAACAGGTCTTCTCGCTTACATAATGAACTACATCATTGGGAAGAACAAAAACAACCGTCTGGCTCATGCGTGGTTCAATACTCACAGGGAGCTGCTAGAAAGTAACTTTGCTCTTGTTG GGGATGATGGCACTAATAAAGAAGCTACAAGCACTGGGAAACTAAATCAAGAAAATGAGCACATCTATAACTTGTGGTGCTCTGGAAGGGTGTGCTGTGAAGGAATGCTTATCCAGCTGAAG TTTCTTAAGAGACAAGACCTACTGAACGTTCTTGCGCGGATGATGAGGCCAGCTTCTGACCAAGTG CAAATAAAAGTAACAATGAATGATGAAGATATGGACACCTATGTGTTTGCTGTTGGAACGAGAAAAGCATTGGTGCGACTTCAGAAGGAGATGCAGGACCTG AGTGAGTTCTGCAGTGATAAACCTAAGTCTGGTGCAAAATACGGGCTTCCAGATTCACTGGCTATCTTGTCGGAGATGGGGGAGGTCACAGAGGGAATGATGGACGCTAAG ATGATACATTTCCTCACGCACTATGCTGACAAGATTGAGTCCGTCCAATTCTCGGACCAGTTCTCCGGTCCAAAACTTATGCAAGA GGAGGGTCAGCTTACAAAACTGCCCGAAACTAAAAAGACACTTTTGTTTACATTTAATG TGCCTGGTTCAGGCAACACTTCCCCAAAGGACATGGAGTCTTTGCTGCCTCTCATGAGCATGGTTATCTACTGTATTGacaaagcaaagaagttccGTCTGAACAGAGAA GGTAAACAAAAAGCTGAGAAGAACAGGGCTCGCGTGGAAGAGAACTTCCTTAAACTGACTCATGTGCAAAGACAGGAGGCTGCCCAGTCCCGTCGAGAAGAGAAGAAACGGGCAGAGAAGGAGCGAATCATGAACGAAGAGGATCCTGAAAAACAGCGTCGGCTGGAG GAAGCTGCTTTGCGGCGTGAGCAGAAGAAACTTGAGAAGAAGCAGATGAAGATGAAGCAAATCAAAGTGAAAGCTATGTGA